Proteins from one Rosa chinensis cultivar Old Blush chromosome 7, RchiOBHm-V2, whole genome shotgun sequence genomic window:
- the LOC112176208 gene encoding uncharacterized protein LOC112176208 isoform X1 yields MASEVCGLIQDLNLNDHSIVTTGASVVEKDDVLKGGFGGSKAYGDLSKCGKPAMTEESSQKQQPSDIDEINIKRKGGVVTEEDIADEDSDYDYDFFDERVVKRSDPTKEEILEIMAYEHDHRRCIELQEKALKEEYAFENPAYSPFFDWPWEEEFEIKPMDESELEEISDSVLVLVEVDGTYECVDAATVLG; encoded by the exons ATGGCATCAGAAGTTTGTGGTTTGATTCAAGATCTAAATCTGAATGATCACTCTATTG TTACCACAGGAGCTTCTGTTGTGGAAAAGGATGATGTTTTGAAGGGGGGTTTTGGTGGGAGTAAAGCGTATGGTGATTTATCAAAATGTGGGAAGCCTGCTATGACTGAGGAGTCATCACAAAAGCAACAGCCTTCTGACATTGATGAAATTAATATCAAAAGGAAAGGAGGGGTTGTTACAGAGGAAGATATAGCAGATGAAGATTctgattatgattatgatttttTTGATGAACGTGTCGTGAAGAGGTCTGATCCAACTAAGGAAGAAATCTTGGAGATTATGGCGTACGAGCACGATCATAGGAGATGTATCGAATTACAGGAAAAGGCTTTGAAGGAGGAGTATGCATTTGAGAATCCAGCTTAT TCTCCATTTTTCGACTGGCCCTGGGAGGAGGAATTTGAGATCAAGCCGATGGATGAATCAGAGTTGGAGGAAATATCAGATTCAGTGCTAGTATTAGTAGAAGTTGATGGAACATATGAGTGTGTAGATGCAGCAACAGTTCTTGGCTAA
- the LOC112176208 gene encoding uncharacterized protein LOC112176208 isoform X2: MASEVCGLIQDLNLNDHSIGASVVEKDDVLKGGFGGSKAYGDLSKCGKPAMTEESSQKQQPSDIDEINIKRKGGVVTEEDIADEDSDYDYDFFDERVVKRSDPTKEEILEIMAYEHDHRRCIELQEKALKEEYAFENPAYSPFFDWPWEEEFEIKPMDESELEEISDSVLVLVEVDGTYECVDAATVLG, translated from the exons ATGGCATCAGAAGTTTGTGGTTTGATTCAAGATCTAAATCTGAATGATCACTCTATTG GAGCTTCTGTTGTGGAAAAGGATGATGTTTTGAAGGGGGGTTTTGGTGGGAGTAAAGCGTATGGTGATTTATCAAAATGTGGGAAGCCTGCTATGACTGAGGAGTCATCACAAAAGCAACAGCCTTCTGACATTGATGAAATTAATATCAAAAGGAAAGGAGGGGTTGTTACAGAGGAAGATATAGCAGATGAAGATTctgattatgattatgatttttTTGATGAACGTGTCGTGAAGAGGTCTGATCCAACTAAGGAAGAAATCTTGGAGATTATGGCGTACGAGCACGATCATAGGAGATGTATCGAATTACAGGAAAAGGCTTTGAAGGAGGAGTATGCATTTGAGAATCCAGCTTAT TCTCCATTTTTCGACTGGCCCTGGGAGGAGGAATTTGAGATCAAGCCGATGGATGAATCAGAGTTGGAGGAAATATCAGATTCAGTGCTAGTATTAGTAGAAGTTGATGGAACATATGAGTGTGTAGATGCAGCAACAGTTCTTGGCTAA
- the LOC112175406 gene encoding uncharacterized protein LOC112175406, producing the protein MALQWMILTYVVAAEAAVALLLTLPAPKLLKNRLVSLISLILQPALFVVPFAGFQLLDIYWKMEHRLMCTSDICTAAERDRYEKSMYKAQKNVILCSAACLLYWCIYRICKYCKDIERLEEVEKRFKEE; encoded by the exons ATGGCGTTGCAGTGGATGATTCTGACGTACGTGGTGGCGGCAGAGGCCGCCGTAGCCCTTCTGCTAACTCTCCCCGCGCCCAAGCTCTTGAAGAACCGCCTCGTCTCTTTGATCTCTCTCATTCTTCAGCCGGCGCTCTTCGTCGTCCCCTTCGCCGGATTCCAGCTCCTCG ATATCTACTGGAAGATGGAACATCGCTTGATGTGCACCTCAGACATCTGCACTGCTGCTGAGCGCGACCGCTATGAGAAATCC ATGTACAAGGCTCAAAAGAATGTAATTCTCTGCTCTGCAGCATGTCTTCTTTACTG GTGCATCTATCGCATCTGTAAGTACTGCAAGGATATTGAAAGGTTGGAGGAAGTGGAGAAGAGGTTCAAGGAAGAGTAG
- the LOC112175152 gene encoding potassium channel SKOR isoform X1 has product MHGAQERRRSSGGAEGHRHDSSDDEGFEVEDDELITDSRSSSRQFWWKRRFSLKRSESAGTNATTVETTAANASRTSSSSASNSLFSRMVIHPDNWWYVGWTHFILLWAVYSSFFTPLEFGFFRGLPENLFMLDSCGQIAFLIDIIVRFFVAYRDFHSHRIVYDRHLIALRYLKSRFLVDFLGCLPWDAIYKASGREEAVRYLLWIRLSRARRVTEFFEKLEKDIRINYLFTRIAKLFVVELYSTHTAACIFYYLATTMPPSQEGYTWIGSLKMGDYSYAHFREIDLWKRYITSLYFAVVTMATVGYGEIHAVNVREMIFIMFYVSFDMILGAYLLGNIAALIVKGSKTEKFRDKMADLIKYMNRNRIDRGISKEIKNHLRLQYDRSYTEAAVLQDIPASIRSKISQKLYEPYIKEVHLFKGCSTGFIKQIATRIHEEFFLPAEVIIEQGDVVDHLYIVCHGELEKLGRGEDDDSEELLERLQTYSSFGEVSFLCNTPQPYAVRVCQLCRVLRLDRQSFREILEIYFLDGRLILDNLLEGKDLYTRNKLLESDITLYIGKHEMELVMKVNCAVYDGDFYRVKRLIGAGVDPNKVDYAGRSPLHVAASKGYEDIARFLIEKGGDVKMSDKFGKTPLLEAIKNGHDQVASLLVQAGASLTIEDAGDFLCATVAKRDLDLVKRLLANDMNPNAKNYDQRSPLHVAASEGLYPMAEFLLEAGASVLSKDRWGKTPLDEARIGGSNKLMQLLESTRLSQLSEFSDGSQVVN; this is encoded by the exons ATGCATGGAGCTCAAGAAAGACGAAGATCGTCAGGAGGAGCTGAGGGTCACCGCCACGACTCCTCTGACGATGAAGGATTCGAGGTCGAGGACGACGAGCTCATCACCGATTCGAGGTCGTCGTCGAGACAGTTCTGGTGGAAAAGGCGTTTCTCTTTGAAGAGAAGTGAGTCTGCAGGCACTAATGCCACCACTGTTGAGACTACTGCGGCCAATGCAAGCagaacatcatcatcatcggcTTCTAATTCGCTTTTCAGTAGAATGGTCATTCATCCCGATAACTG GTGGTACGTGGGGTGGACGCATTTCATTCTGTTATGGGCAGTCTACTCCTCCTTCTTCACACCTCTGGAGTTCGGCTTCTTCAGAGGCCTGCCGGAGAACCTGTTCATGCTCGACAGCTGCGGCCAGATAGCCTTTCTCATCGATATCATCGTCCGCTTCTTCGTCGCCTATCGCGACTTCCACTCCCACCGCATTGTCTACGATCGCCACCTCATCGCTCTCCGATACCTCAAGTCTCGTTTCCTCGTCGATTTTCTCGGCTGTCTTCCCTGGGATGCCATCTATAAG GCTTCTGGGAGAGAAGAGGCGGTGAGGTACTTACTGTGGATACGGCTAAGCCGGGCACGGAGAGTAACGGAGTTTTTTGAGAAATTGGAGAAAGATATCAGAATCAATTACCTGTTTACAAGAATTGCCAAGCTATTTGTTGTTGAACTTTATAGCACACACACAGCTGCTTGCATATTTTATTATCTGGCTACTACCATGCCTCCATCACAGGAAGGTTACACATGGATTGGGAGTTTGAAGATGGGTGACTATAGCTATGCACATTTCAGGGAGATTGATCTTTGGAAGCGTTACATAACTTCGCTCTATTTTGCAGTTGTTACCATGGCCACCGTTG GTTATGGAGAGATACATGCAGTGAATGTGAGGGAGATGATATTCATCATGTTTTATGTGTCTTTCGATATGATTCTTGGTGCTTATCTGCTTGGTAACATTGCGGCATTGATAGTGAAAGGATCAAAAACAGAGAAGTTTAGGGACAAGATGGCGGACCTTATCAAATACATGAATAGAAACCGTATTGATAGAGGGATAAGTAAGGAAATTAAAAACCATTTGAGATTACAGTATGACCGTAGCTACACCGAAGCTGCTGTTCTTCAGGATATCCCTGCCTCTATTCGCAGTAAG ATTTCACAGAAATTGTATGAGCCATACATCAAAGAAGTTCATCTTTTTAAAGGGTGCTCTACGGGATTCATAAAACAGATA GCAACGAGAATTCATGAGGAGTTTTTCCTTCCAGCAGAAGTGATTATAGAGCAGGGGGATGTAGTAGATCACCTATATATAGTATGCCATGGTGAACTG GAAAAGCTGGGAAGGGGTGAAGATGATGACAGTGAAGAGCTGCTTGAGCGTTTGCAAACCTATAGCTCATTTGGAGAggtttcttttctttgcaaCACTCCCCAGCCGTATGCTGTTCGGGTTTGTCAACTGTGTAGGGTCTTACGACTTGATAGACAGTCCTTTAGAGAAATACTGGAGATATATTTCTTAGATGGCCGGCTTATCTTGGATAACCTGCTTGAG GGAAAAGACTTGTATACCCGGAATAAGCTTTTGGAATCAGATATCACTCTATATATCGGAAAGCATGAAATGGAGTTAGTTATGAAAGTAAATTGTGCTGTCTATGATGGAGATTTTTATCGAGTAAAACGTTTGATTGGAGCTGGTGTAGATCCAAACAAGGTGGATTATGCTGGAAGGTCCCCTCTG CATGTTGCTGCATCAAAAGGGTACGAGGATATTGCTCGTTTTCTTATTGAAAAAGGGGGAGACGTCAAGATGTCAG ATAAGTTTGGGAAGACTCCATTGCTTGAAGCCATAAAAAATGGGCATGATCAAGTTGCTTCTTTACTTGTTCAGGCAGGGGCATCACTTACTATTGAAGATGCTGGTGATTTTCTCTGTGCTACTGTAGCAAAGAGGGATTTGGACCTCGTGAAAAGGCTTTTAGCCAATGACATGAATCCAAATGCGAAAAATTATGATCAGAGATCACCACTACATGTAGCTGCTTCAGAAGGGTTATATCCAATGGCAGAGTTCCTATTAGAAGCAGGAGCAAGTGTTCTATCAAAGGACAG ATGGGGGAAAACTCCACTTGATGAAGCCCGCATAGGTGGAAGTAACAAGCTAATGCAATTGCTCGAATCTACAAGACTTTCTCAGTTGTCAGAGTTCTCTGATGGTTCTCAAGTAGTGAATTAG
- the LOC112175152 gene encoding potassium channel SKOR isoform X2, translated as MHGAQERRRSSGGAEGHRHDSSDDEGFEVEDDELITDSRSSSRQFWWKRRFSLKRSESAGTNATTVETTAANASRTSSSSASNSLFSRMVIHPDNWWYVGWTHFILLWAVYSSFFTPLEFGFFRGLPENLFMLDSCGQIAFLIDIIVRFFVAYRDFHSHRIVYDRHLIALRYLKSRFLVDFLGCLPWDAIYKASGREEAVRYLLWIRLSRARRVTEFFEKLEKDIRINYLFTRIAKLFVVELYSTHTAACIFYYLATTMPPSQEGYTWIGSLKMGDYSYAHFREIDLWKRYITSLYFAVVTMATVGYGEIHAVNVREMIFIMFYVSFDMILGAYLLGNIAALIVKGSKTEKFRDKMADLIKYMNRNRIDRGISKEIKNHLRLQYDRSYTEAAVLQDIPASIRSKISQKLYEPYIKEVHLFKGCSTGFIKQIATRIHEEFFLPAEVIIEQGDVVDHLYIVCHGELEKLGRGEDDDSEELLERLQTYSSFGEVSFLCNTPQPYAVRVCQLCRVLRLDRQSFREILEIYFLDGRLILDNLLEGKDLYTRNKLLESDITLYIGKHEMELVMKVNCAVYDGDFYRVKRLIGAGVDPNKVDYAGRSPLHVAASKGYEDIARFLIEKGGDVKMSGRGITYY; from the exons ATGCATGGAGCTCAAGAAAGACGAAGATCGTCAGGAGGAGCTGAGGGTCACCGCCACGACTCCTCTGACGATGAAGGATTCGAGGTCGAGGACGACGAGCTCATCACCGATTCGAGGTCGTCGTCGAGACAGTTCTGGTGGAAAAGGCGTTTCTCTTTGAAGAGAAGTGAGTCTGCAGGCACTAATGCCACCACTGTTGAGACTACTGCGGCCAATGCAAGCagaacatcatcatcatcggcTTCTAATTCGCTTTTCAGTAGAATGGTCATTCATCCCGATAACTG GTGGTACGTGGGGTGGACGCATTTCATTCTGTTATGGGCAGTCTACTCCTCCTTCTTCACACCTCTGGAGTTCGGCTTCTTCAGAGGCCTGCCGGAGAACCTGTTCATGCTCGACAGCTGCGGCCAGATAGCCTTTCTCATCGATATCATCGTCCGCTTCTTCGTCGCCTATCGCGACTTCCACTCCCACCGCATTGTCTACGATCGCCACCTCATCGCTCTCCGATACCTCAAGTCTCGTTTCCTCGTCGATTTTCTCGGCTGTCTTCCCTGGGATGCCATCTATAAG GCTTCTGGGAGAGAAGAGGCGGTGAGGTACTTACTGTGGATACGGCTAAGCCGGGCACGGAGAGTAACGGAGTTTTTTGAGAAATTGGAGAAAGATATCAGAATCAATTACCTGTTTACAAGAATTGCCAAGCTATTTGTTGTTGAACTTTATAGCACACACACAGCTGCTTGCATATTTTATTATCTGGCTACTACCATGCCTCCATCACAGGAAGGTTACACATGGATTGGGAGTTTGAAGATGGGTGACTATAGCTATGCACATTTCAGGGAGATTGATCTTTGGAAGCGTTACATAACTTCGCTCTATTTTGCAGTTGTTACCATGGCCACCGTTG GTTATGGAGAGATACATGCAGTGAATGTGAGGGAGATGATATTCATCATGTTTTATGTGTCTTTCGATATGATTCTTGGTGCTTATCTGCTTGGTAACATTGCGGCATTGATAGTGAAAGGATCAAAAACAGAGAAGTTTAGGGACAAGATGGCGGACCTTATCAAATACATGAATAGAAACCGTATTGATAGAGGGATAAGTAAGGAAATTAAAAACCATTTGAGATTACAGTATGACCGTAGCTACACCGAAGCTGCTGTTCTTCAGGATATCCCTGCCTCTATTCGCAGTAAG ATTTCACAGAAATTGTATGAGCCATACATCAAAGAAGTTCATCTTTTTAAAGGGTGCTCTACGGGATTCATAAAACAGATA GCAACGAGAATTCATGAGGAGTTTTTCCTTCCAGCAGAAGTGATTATAGAGCAGGGGGATGTAGTAGATCACCTATATATAGTATGCCATGGTGAACTG GAAAAGCTGGGAAGGGGTGAAGATGATGACAGTGAAGAGCTGCTTGAGCGTTTGCAAACCTATAGCTCATTTGGAGAggtttcttttctttgcaaCACTCCCCAGCCGTATGCTGTTCGGGTTTGTCAACTGTGTAGGGTCTTACGACTTGATAGACAGTCCTTTAGAGAAATACTGGAGATATATTTCTTAGATGGCCGGCTTATCTTGGATAACCTGCTTGAG GGAAAAGACTTGTATACCCGGAATAAGCTTTTGGAATCAGATATCACTCTATATATCGGAAAGCATGAAATGGAGTTAGTTATGAAAGTAAATTGTGCTGTCTATGATGGAGATTTTTATCGAGTAAAACGTTTGATTGGAGCTGGTGTAGATCCAAACAAGGTGGATTATGCTGGAAGGTCCCCTCTG CATGTTGCTGCATCAAAAGGGTACGAGGATATTGCTCGTTTTCTTATTGAAAAAGGGGGAGACGTCAAGATGTCAG GCAGGGGCATCACTTACTATTGA
- the LOC112179492 gene encoding mitogen-activated protein kinase kinase 9 produces MALIRERRQLNLSLPLPEPSERRPRFTLPLPPTAAVATTTNCSSAAAASFSASDLERLEVLGHGNGGTVYKVRHKRTGANYALKIVKGDSDPTVRRQLYREIEILRRTDSPHVVHCNAIIEKPTGDIWILMEYMDSGTLETSLKENGTFSEAKVARVARQVLNGLNYLHTQKIIHRDIKPANLLVNSNMEVKIADFGVSKMMCRTLDNCNSYVGTCAYMSPERFDPDTYGGNYNGYASDIWSLGLTLMELYMGHFPFLPPGQRPDWATLMCAICFGEPPALPEGVSEEFRSFMECCLQKESGKRWTAAQLLTHPFVCKDPKAIRYLKD; encoded by the coding sequence ATGGCTCTCATCCGGGAACGCCGCCAGCTCAACCTCAGCCTCCCCTTGCCGGAACCCTCCGAGCGTCGCCCACGTTTCACTCTACCTCTCCCTCCCACCGCCGCCGTGGCAACCACCACAAACTgctcctccgccgccgccgcctccTTCTCCGCCTCGGACCTCGAAAGACTAGAGGTACTAGGCCACGGTAACGGCGGCACAGTCTACAAAGTCCGCCACAAGCGCACTGGAGCTAACTACGCCCTAAAAATAGTGAAAGGCGACTCCGACCCCACCGTCCGCCGCCAGCTCTACCGCGAAATAGAAATCCTCCGCCGCACGGACTCCCCCCACGTGGTTCACTGCAACGCCATCATCGAGAAGCCCACCGGAGACATCTGGATTCTCATGGAGTACATGGACTCGGGAACATTAGAGACCTCGCTCAAAGAAAACGGCACGTTCTCCGAGGCCAAGGTCGCTCGTGTAGCTCGTCAAGTCCTCAACGGTCTCAATTACCTCCACACTCAGAAGATCATCCACCGTGACATCAAGCCAGCCAATCTGTTAGTCAACAGCAACATGGAAGTCAAGATTGCCGACTTCGGCGTCAGCAAAATGATGTGCCGAACTCTCGATAACTGTAACTCATACGTTGGGACTTGTGCTTACATGAGCCCGGAGAGATTTGACCCCGACACTTACGGTGGAAACTACAATGGGTACGCCAGTGATATATGGAGCTTGGGTCTAACCCTCATGGAGCTTTACATGGGCCACTTTCCGTTCTTGCCTCCGGGTCAGAGACCCGACTGGGCGACCCTTATGTGCGCCATATGTTTCGGGGAGCCACCGGCCTTGCCGGAGGGGGTGTCGGAGGAGTTCAGGAGTTTTATGGAGTGTTGCTTGCAAAAGGAGTCGGGGAAGAGGTGGACGGCGGCTCAGCTTTTGACGCACCCGTTTGTTTGTAAAGATCCGAAAGCCATTCGGTACCTGAAGGATTAA
- the LOC112179054 gene encoding dihydropyrimidine dehydrogenase (NADP(+)), chloroplastic: MASLSLTQIRGNNPVAESARTRSPQLGFPLRSSRVGFRVFASESSKGPEPDLSVNVNGLHMPNPFVIGSGPPGTNYTVMKRAFDEGWGAVIAKTVSLDAAKVKNVTPRYAKLRADANGSAKGQIIGWENIELISDRPLETMLKEFKQLKEEYPDRILIASIMEEYDKAGWEELIDRVEQTGVDAFEINFSCPHGMPERKMGAAVGQDCVLLEEVCGWINAKATIPVWAKMTPNVTDITQPARVALSSGCEGVSAINTIMSVMGINLTTLRPEPCVEGYSTPGGYSSKAVHPIALAKVMSIAKMMKSEFANKDLSLSGIGGVETGGDAAEFILLGANSVQVCTGVMMHGYGVVKKLCSELKDFMRQHNFSSIEDFRGASLEYFTTHTDLVRRQQEAILQRKAVKRGLQSDKDWTGDGFVKETESMVSN, from the exons ATGGCCTCTCTTAGCTTGACTCAGATCAGAGGCAACAACCCAGTTGCCGAGTCTGCCAGAACTCGTTCTCCTCAGTTGGGTTTCCCTCTTCGGTCTAGCAGAGTTGGGTTTCGGGTGTTTGCGTCAGAGAGCAGCAAGGGCCCAGAGCCTGATCTGAGCGTTAATGTAAATGGGTTGCACATGCCCAACCCTTTCGTTATCGGGTCGGGTCCACCCGGTACTAACTACACCGTCATGAAAAGGGCCTTTGATGAAGGCTGGGGTGCTGTGATTGCCAAAACT GTGTCGCTTGACGCAGCAAAAGTGAAGAATGTCACTCCACGATATGCAAAGCTACGAGCTGATGCAAATGGCTCAGCCAAAGGGCAGATTATTGGGTGGGAGAATATAGAACTTATAAGTGATCGACCTCTTGAAACTATGTTGAAAGAATTCAAGCAATTGAAGGAAGAGTATCCGGACAGGATTCTGATTGCTTCAATCATGGAGGAATATGACAAAGCTGGCTGGGAGGAACTTATTGATCGTGTGGAGCAAACTGGAGTT GATGCCTTTGAAATCAACTTCTCCTGTCCTCATGGTATGCCGGAGCGCAAGATGGGTGCTGCTGTTGGGCAAGACTGTGTACTGTTGGAAGAAGTCTGTGGATGGATCAATGCCAAAGCTACAATTCCGGTTTGGGCAAAGATGACTCCTAACGTCACTGACATTACACAG CCAGCTAGAGTGGCTCTTAGCTCAGGATGTGAGGGAGTATCAGCTATTAACACGATCATGAGTGTAATGGGAATAAATCTGACTACCTTACGGCCTGAGCCTTGTGTGGAGGG ataCTCGACTCCTGGGGGCTATTCTTCCAAGGCAGTTCATCCTATTGCACTTGCAAAAGTGATGAGTATCGCAAAAATGATGAAATCAGAATTTGCTAATAAAGATCTTTCACTTTCTGGGATCGGTGGTGTTGAGACCGGTGGTGATGCTGCTGAATTTATCCTTCTGGGAGCAAATTCTGTTCAG GTATGTACTGGGGTTATGATGCATGGGTACGGCGTTGTGAAGAAACTCTGTTCTGAGCTAAAGGATTTCATGAGACAGCACAATTTCTCATCTATAGAAGATTTCAGAGG GGCTTCCCTCGAGTATTTTACAACGCATACTGATTTAGTACGCCGACAGCAAGAAGCCATCCTACAAAGAAAAGCTGTGAAGAGAGGGTTGCAGTCCGACAAAGATTGGACAGGAGATGGTTTCGTTAAAGAGACCGAGAGCATGGTCTCTAATTAA